A single Lactuca sativa cultivar Salinas chromosome 8, Lsat_Salinas_v11, whole genome shotgun sequence DNA region contains:
- the LOC111891797 gene encoding elicitor-responsive protein 3, which translates to MPSGKLEVLLVSAKGLDDTDFFTKMDPYAIITCRTQEQKSNVAAGQGSSPEWNETFVFSVSGEVLELVIKIMDSDVISEDDFVGEAKIPLGTLFVEGNIPPTPYNVVVNDEFCGEIKVGLQFIPEDTNEYHGEEENFGGWKESSY; encoded by the exons ATGCCTTCAGGAAAGCTTGAAGTCCTCCTTGTCAGCGCTAAAGGACTCGATGACACCGATTTCTTCA CAAAAATGGATCCTTATGCGATAATCACATGTAGAACTCAGGAACAAAAGAGCAACGTCGCAGCAG GACAAGGATCTTCACCTGAATGGAATGAGACATTTGTATTTTCTGTTTCTGGTGAAGTGCTTGAACTTGTGATCAAGATAATGGATAGTGATGTTATTTCTGAAGATGATTTTGTTGGGGAGGCTAA AATTCCACTTGGGACTTTGTTTGTGGAAGGAAACATCCCACCAACACCATACAATGTGGTCGTTAATGATGAATTCTGTGGGGAGATTAAAGTTGGCCTCCAATTCATTCCAGAG GATACAAATGAATACCATGGGGAAGAGGAAAACTTTGGAGGATGGAAAGAATCTTCGTATTAA